AATACAGCCAGGCCTCCGAGGCGCGGAGTTAATGATTCGTGTACGGTGCGTAAGTTTGGCTGATCCAGAATATTTTTTAAATGGGCTACATAGATAATAGAAGGTACCGCAAACAGGGCAATTAAGAACGACCAACTAAAAGAAAGCAATAATGAAATCATAGAGTATTTGTAAAAGTAATGCAATTACTTTTATATGCAGACGACCTAATAACTGCAGCCCGTATAATTGTATAAACTAAAATAAAGTTACTGATTGCCGGGCTACTTGCCATTAAAATTTAAAAATTTTAAAAAATCAACAATTACTCTTCCCGAAATCCGTTCACAATCCTTCCTAAGTGCATTTATTTAAAGGCCGGCTGTAAAGTATTATTAATTATGCAGTACTCCTTTGCGGCCAACCATCGAAATATAAATAAGGTTTTCTTCTACAATAGAACCTGGCACAAAAACAAACTTTTTATCGTAGATCTTACGCCCGATGTAGTAACTCACCCAATACTCATTATAAAGTTGAAAAATGGCCGGATCGATGGGTTCTATTTTTACAAAACTTTTAGGTTGCACCTGTTCAAACATGTGGCGCAAAACAGAAGTTTTTATTTTTTCCCCTTCTTGTTCACCATATCCCTTGGATGAAACCAACACATTATCCAGATACAGATCGTTCTGGTTGATAAGATAAACACTCCAGGCGGGCGTACTTGCTGTATCGGACTCCGAAACCACGGCAATTGTAACTCCTTCTACCGGATCAAAATTAATATCTTGCTTCATTGGTAAGTATATGGCAGGTAGCCCCAAAAAGTTGTTCAAAATAGCTTAAGAGTTTTTCTTCTACTTCCGTCAGCATAACAGGTCTGCCAAGTTCTTGCTCCATAGAAGTAACCGCTTTATCAGGAATACCGCACGGAATAATATGATCGAAATAAGTTAAATCGGTATTTACATTTAAGGCCAAACCGTGCATGGTTACCCACCGGCTGCATTTAACACCCATTGCACAAATCTTCCGCGGGTTTTTCTGTTCCTCAAAATCAAGCCATACCCCCGTTAAACCAGCAATCCGACCAGCCCGAATGCCAAAATCGGCTAAAGTTAGAATTACAGCTTCTTCCAAGAGCCGGAGGTACTTATGAATGTCGGTGAAAAAATTATCAAGATCCAGAATAGGATAAGCTACTAGTTGCCCTGGCCCATGGTAAGTGATATCGCCACCCCGATTAATTTTATAAAACTGGGCCTGGTGTTCTTGTAAGCCTTGTTCATTTAATAACAAATGGCTTTCCTGGCCGCTTTTACCTAGCGTATATACGTGCGGATGCTGGCAGAACAGCAAATAATTAGGCGTAATCTTTTGTTCTTGGGGTGGTAAATTCCGGTTATCTGTTTTGATGGCAATGGTTTGGGCAAACAATTGTTCCTGATAATTCCAGGCTTCCTGGTAATCTATAGTGCCTAAGGGAATAAAGGTAACTTCTTTATTTATCACAGATTTTAAAAATAATCAATCAACAGGTTTTTAGCTTTAACTAACGTAACCTTTAAACTAATATTACAACTTAATTTAGTAGTTAAAGCACAATTATAACAGGGACTCGCCAAATTATAATTGTGCTTATATAAAAGCTTAACAAACCGGAATTACAAAAAAATTCAGTGCTTACTTATTTATAAAAACAATAAAGAAGTAATTAGGATGGTGTAGGGCAGTTAATTTTTAAAAAATTGATTACACATGCCCTTATAAGCATTAATCAACCCATTGGTGGAGCAATCGTGCGCAGTAATCTCTTCGGTACTTTGCAGTTCAGGCAGTACTTTTTTGGCTAATTGTTTTCCCAGTTCCACACCCCATTGGTCAAAACTAAAAATATTCCAGATTACGCCCTGCACAAATATCTTATGTTCATACATGGCAATCAAACTACCTAAGGTACGCGGATCTAAAATTTTAAATAAAATAGAATTAGTGGGTTTATTTCCGGCAAATACTTTAACCGGCGCTAACTCTTTAATTTCGGCTTCGGATAAACCGTCATTTTTTAATTCTTCCACTACTTCCTGCAAAGATTTACCATTCATTAAGGCTTCGGTTTGTGCAAAAAAGTTCGATAGCAACTTAACGTGATGGTCGCCGGTAGGATTATGGCTGATAGCAGGCGCTAAAAAATCGCAGGGGATTAACTGAGTACCTTGGTGAATTAGTTGATAAAACGCGTGCTGCCCGTTGGTACCAGGCTCTCCCCAGATAACCGGCCCGGTTTGGTAAGTAACCCGGTCGCCGTTACGATCTACGGATTTGCCGTTACTCTCCATATTACCTTGTTGAAAATAAGCCGGAAAGCGGTGCATGTACTGGTCGTAAGGTAAAATAGCTTCGGTTTGCGCCCCGAAAAAGTTAATGTACCAAATGCTGATTAAAGCTAATAATACCGGAATGTTTTTTTCAAAATGCGTCATCCGGAAATGCTTGTCCATGGCATGCGCTCCTTCCAGTAACTGAATGTAATTTTCGTAACCAATGGAGCACGCAATAGAAAGCCCGATAGAAGACCATAGCGAGTAGCGGCCTCCAACCCAATCCCAGAACACAAACATATTTTCTTCGGCAATACCAAACTCTTTTACGGCCTCCAGGTTCGTAGAAATCGCGACAAAATGTTTGGCTACTTCGGCTTCGTCCTGCGCGTGTTCCAAAAACCAGGTTTTAGCCGTTTCGGCGTTTGTCATGGTTTCCTGGGTAGTAAATGTTTTAGAGGCAATCATGAACAGCGTCGTCTCAGGGTCTACCTTTTTCAGGGTTTCTACAATGTGCGTACCATCTATATTGGATACAAAGTGCACTTGTATGTTAGGCTTTTGGTAGGGCTTTAGGGCTTCGGTTACCATGTAAGGCCCCAGGTCAGAACCGCCAATGCCAATGTTTACAATTTGCGTAATTGGTTTGCCGGTATAGCCCAGCCATTCACCCGCAATTATTTTTTTTGAAAAAACTTCAATTTGCTCTAATACCTGGTTTATTTCCGGCATTACATCTTCGCCGTCTTCGTAGATTGGGTCGTTCGACCGGTTACGTAAGGCAACGTGCAGCACGGCCCGGTTTTCGCGCAGATTTATTTTATCGCCACTAAACATTTGCTCAATGGCATCTTTAACCTGCGCTTCTTCTGCTAATTCCAGCAGAGCTTCGAGGGTAGTATCATTAATTATATTTTTTGAAAAATCAACTAGAATATCTTCGAAGTGCAACGAAAATTTAGCAAAACGGCTTGGATCCATAGCAAACATGTCTACCATATGATTATCTTTCATGATAGCATAATGCTGCTCTAACTTTTTCCAGGAATTCGTGGTAACCGGGTTAATGTTTTGTAACATAGTAGTAGTTGCTTGACTTGGGCGAAATTAATAACATTCCCAAAAGAAAAGTCAGTAAATTTTTAAAAAATTGCGGTTTCCTGCGCAACAGGAACAAAAGTAGAACCTTTACAATAGGTAACGGTAACATTTTACATGGCAAAACATAACCAAACCGGCCAGATAGGCGAGAAAATAGCCGCTGCTTATTTAGTTGAAAACGGATATACTATTCTGGCCAGTAATTACCGCTACCACCGGGCCGAAATTGATA
The sequence above is a segment of the Adhaeribacter swui genome. Coding sequences within it:
- the pgi gene encoding glucose-6-phosphate isomerase — encoded protein: MLQNINPVTTNSWKKLEQHYAIMKDNHMVDMFAMDPSRFAKFSLHFEDILVDFSKNIINDTTLEALLELAEEAQVKDAIEQMFSGDKINLRENRAVLHVALRNRSNDPIYEDGEDVMPEINQVLEQIEVFSKKIIAGEWLGYTGKPITQIVNIGIGGSDLGPYMVTEALKPYQKPNIQVHFVSNIDGTHIVETLKKVDPETTLFMIASKTFTTQETMTNAETAKTWFLEHAQDEAEVAKHFVAISTNLEAVKEFGIAEENMFVFWDWVGGRYSLWSSIGLSIACSIGYENYIQLLEGAHAMDKHFRMTHFEKNIPVLLALISIWYINFFGAQTEAILPYDQYMHRFPAYFQQGNMESNGKSVDRNGDRVTYQTGPVIWGEPGTNGQHAFYQLIHQGTQLIPCDFLAPAISHNPTGDHHVKLLSNFFAQTEALMNGKSLQEVVEELKNDGLSEAEIKELAPVKVFAGNKPTNSILFKILDPRTLGSLIAMYEHKIFVQGVIWNIFSFDQWGVELGKQLAKKVLPELQSTEEITAHDCSTNGLINAYKGMCNQFFKN
- the lipB gene encoding lipoyl(octanoyl) transferase LipB, which codes for MINKEVTFIPLGTIDYQEAWNYQEQLFAQTIAIKTDNRNLPPQEQKITPNYLLFCQHPHVYTLGKSGQESHLLLNEQGLQEHQAQFYKINRGGDITYHGPGQLVAYPILDLDNFFTDIHKYLRLLEEAVILTLADFGIRAGRIAGLTGVWLDFEEQKNPRKICAMGVKCSRWVTMHGLALNVNTDLTYFDHIIPCGIPDKAVTSMEQELGRPVMLTEVEEKLLSYFEQLFGATCHILTNEARY